A stretch of the Candidatus Neomarinimicrobiota bacterium genome encodes the following:
- a CDS encoding LPP20 family lipoprotein, which yields MRNFILALLALLLVSCGGGAYKSGSTEQFDKEPEMPWFVMSPPASPDSLFGVGFAKKQNPMLAKKAATARARDEISQSVKIQVQTLLRDFMSESGIGENAQALEYTESVSNQVTANTLEGSIVLNTYKGDDGTWYVLVGYSKDSVRKATLEAAKREEALFNEFKAEQGFDSLQNAIDNMR from the coding sequence ATGAGAAATTTCATACTCGCTTTATTGGCGTTACTACTCGTTTCATGCGGGGGTGGTGCGTATAAATCAGGTAGCACGGAACAGTTCGACAAAGAACCTGAAATGCCATGGTTCGTTATGAGCCCGCCGGCGAGTCCCGACAGCCTATTCGGGGTTGGTTTTGCGAAAAAGCAGAACCCTATGCTGGCAAAAAAAGCGGCTACGGCACGCGCACGCGATGAAATCTCGCAGAGCGTAAAGATACAGGTTCAGACACTTTTGAGAGACTTCATGTCTGAGAGCGGGATAGGCGAGAACGCACAGGCGTTGGAATACACTGAAAGCGTCAGCAATCAGGTAACGGCAAACACCTTAGAAGGTTCAATCGTATTGAATACCTACAAGGGGGACGACGGCACATGGTACGTCCTGGTGGGTTACTCAAAAGATTCTGTCCGGAAGGCGACCTTGGAAGCGGCGAAGAGGGAAGAAGCGTTATTCAATGAGTTCAAAGCAGAACAAGGGTTTGATTCGCTTCAAAACGCCATCGATAATATGAGGTAA